In the Candidatus Eisenbacteria bacterium genome, TCAGGAGCTCGTTCCAGCAGACCGTTCCGATCGGAGGGGGCCAGGCCTCCGCGGGCATCTCGCCGCCGCTCTCCCCCTTGAACGGGCAGATGTGCGCCCCCGTCGGATCGGCGATCACGGCGAAGCGTCCGACATTGGGGATCGGCGTCGGCGGGACCTTGACGTCCCCTCCCAGCTCCTTCGTCTTCGCGACCGCCGCGTCCACATCGTCCACGGTGACGTAGGCGATCCAGTGCGACGGGATTCCGCGGCTCGGATCCAACGCGTCCATGCCGCCGATATCGCGGGAGCCGGTATTGATCATGGTGTACTTGGCTCCCGGGCCCATCTCGACATCCTTGACCTTCCAGCCGAGGAGCTTGGTGTAGAAGTCGATCGACTTTTCCTTGTCCGTCGTCATGAGGTCGTACCAGACAAACCTCCCGGCGCACGACTGCTTATCGCTCATGGCTCTATCCTCCCTTTCAGGTGCTTCGATGGTCATTCATGAACTGGGTGAGCTTCTCGTCCGGCTGATCGTCTCATACGGCGCACGGGGCGGGGCATGAGGAATCCTCATGCTGGCAGGTGGGCGCGATAAGGAACTGGGGCACTGTCTGGACGAGCGTGGACGGACATGGGAAGCGGACAGGCGCGCGTTATCCTGCCTCGAGCCGCGCCAGGATCGGCCGCTCGCGCTCCGGATCTTCGTTGTGGAGGAAGTAGAAGTCCTTGAACGTCGCGTAGTCGGCGCGAACCCGTTCAAGGGGCATCGCCGGCAGCGCGGCGAGCCACTCGTCCAGATACTCCTCGAAGTCGACGAACTCGACATCCTCCGGGAAGGTGCGCTTCAGGTGCCGCATCAGCTCGCGGTTGTAGGTGATCATCTGCGCCCGGATCTTCTTCGACTCGATCCTGAAATGAGCGGTTCGGAACTCCTGGTGCGGGTCCAGCACGTGCACCATGAAGATGAAGTTCACGCCGCGCCGGACGAGATACTCCGGCGGGGCCTCCTTCTCGTGGCCGGGGCGGGCGCGCTTGCGGACCGGCAGCCGGGCGATGTACGGATCGGTCAGGCCGGCCGCCTCGATGCAGACCGCGAAGCGCCCGTAATAGCCGAGGCTCGCCTGTCCGCCGAGCAGCACCCGGACATCCTGCCCCTTGAAGTATTTGGAGAGCTGGCGGCCGCATCGGCGATACCAGTCGATCAGGTTGCGGCCGTAGTAGTCGTGCGTGTAGTACCAATGCTCGTCCGTGATCCTCATCGGTCCGAACGTCGACCTGGGCTCTCCGTTCTTTTCGTAGTAGATGTCGTTGCGCCGCTCCTTCTCGTAGAAGAGGAGGAAGGGCAGAGCGACGAGCGCCACTGCCAGGAGCCTGCGGCGGGGGCCGATCGCCCGGCGGAGGGCGATCTCCGTGACCATGTAGCCGAGCGGAACGAGGGGGATCAGGAAGCGGGCGTACATGAAATCGCCGCCCACGCGGATGACGAACAGAATGAGATAGCTGAGGAAGAACGACGCCGCGAGGAGGAAGAAGGCCTGGGTCGGATCCTCGAGGATCGATCGCAGCCGTCCGCCCGCGTCGCGCCCCCCTTGCGGATCGCGCCGCGCGGCCCTCAGCATCGCGACCGCCATGTAGGCGATCGCGGGGAATGCGAGGAGGAAGGAGAGGTAGGCGACGGCGTAGAGCCAGACGTAGCGGAAACCCTGGCTCAAGTATGTCGATCCGCCGAGCTTCGCGTAATAGGTGTTCGGCAAGATCTGTCCGTAGTAGGCGATCTTCCAGACGAGCCACGGAAGGAGGACCGCTGCGAACGGAAGGCTGAGCAGCAGGAGCGCCTTTCTTCCTTCTCCCCGCTCGGGCCGCGCCGCGCGCGCGCGCCCGACCACGAACAGAGCGGCGACCGGGTAGAGGATCGCCGCGTCGGGGCGCGCCAGGATGGCGAGGCCCAGCAGAAGGCCGCCCAGGATGATCGAGCGGCGGCCTGATCCCCGCGAGATCGACAGGAGGACGGTTGCCGCGAGGACTAGTAGGGTGAACATCGAGGTCTCGAGGCCCCCGGTGGCCCAGATGGCGAAGTCGTGGTTGAGGGCGAGGAGCAGGGCGGTCAGGGGGAGGATCGCCGCGGCGCCCCGGAATAGGCGGTGGGAGACCCATGCGGCGAGGCCGAGCGTGCCCGTGAACGACAGCAGGCCGAGCCACTTGGTGATCTCGACGGGATCACCGCCCAGCCACCGAAAGAGGGCGACGATCATGAGCCAGAGAAGATGCGTGTATCCCTCGACTCGCTCTCCCACGTTGTAGACGAGGCCGTGGCCGGCCAG is a window encoding:
- a CDS encoding VOC family protein; translated protein: MTIEAPEREDRAMSDKQSCAGRFVWYDLMTTDKEKSIDFYTKLLGWKVKDVEMGPGAKYTMINTGSRDIGGMDALDPSRGIPSHWIAYVTVDDVDAAVAKTKELGGDVKVPPTPIPNVGRFAVIADPTGAHICPFKGESGGEMPAEAWPPPIGTVCWNELLTTSVPAAASFYETVFGWTATESEMGSGDHKYWLFKAGQEQRAGLMKMPKDAQAPSHWLPYVAVADVDACMRKVADLGGRVCVPPTDIPKVGRFAVAFDPNGAVIAFLQAAV